The following coding sequences are from one Salvia hispanica cultivar TCC Black 2014 chromosome 3, UniMelb_Shisp_WGS_1.0, whole genome shotgun sequence window:
- the LOC125213749 gene encoding U-box domain-containing protein 13-like: MDEDDKAALSRKLIDLVGEISAFSDYRASVKRQYTNLARRLKLLTPMFEEIRDCKEALSEDSIRALAELAGALESAKELLRFGSEGSKIYLVLERDQIMNRFHEVTAELERALSGISFEKLDISDEVKEQVELVLAQFLRAKGRVDAPDSELYEDLMCIYNKNSDAGEDIDVLRRLVDRLQLSGIADLTQESLALHEMVGATGGDPEESIEKMSMLLKKVKEFVQSTNPNIDSTTAENSTPTSSGGKVLTNQKSLVIPNDFRCPISLELMKDPVIVSTGQTYERSCIEKWLEAGHSTCPKTQQALTSNALTPNYVLRSLIAQWCEANGIEVPKRPGSSRPKAGSACSPAERSKIGALLCKLTSGNPEDQRSAAGEIRLLAKRNADNRVAIAEAGAIPLLVQLLSTPDSRTQEHAVTALLNLSIFEDNKGSIISSGAVPGIVHVLKKGSMEARENAAATLFSLSVIDENKVTIGASGAIPPLVALLSEGTQRGKKDAATALFNLCIYQGNKGKAVRARVIPTLMRLLTEPQGTMVDEALAILAILSSHPEGKSAIGAAEAVPVLVDVIGNGSPRNKENSAAVLVHLCSGDQQYLAEAQELGVMGPLLELAQHGTERGKRKATQLLERMNRFVETQKAARAAQAENQTQNQASQAPSSGNAEMS, from the exons ATGGACGAGGACGACAAGGCCGCGCTGTCTCGGAAGCTGATCGATCTGGTTGGCGAAATCTCGGCCTTCTCCGACTACCGAGCCTCCGTGAAGAGGCAGTACACCAATCTAGCTCGGCGGCTGAAGCTGTTGACCCCAATGTTCGAAGAGATTCGCGATTGCAAGGAGGCGCTGTCCGAGGATTCGATCAGAGCGCTGGCGGAGCTCGCAGGCGCGCTGGAATCGGCCAAGGAGTTGCTCCGCTTTGGCAGCGAGGGGAGTAAGATTTATCTG GTCTTAGAGAGGGATCAAATCATGAATAGATTTCATGAAGTGACAGCTGAGTTGGAACGAGCTCTAAGTGGCATTTCTTTTGAGAAACTTGACATATCTGATGAGGTTAAGGAACAG GTTGAGCTTGTTCTCGCTCAGTTCCTAAGAGCCAAGGGAAGGGTAGATGCACCAGATTCTGAGCTGTATGAGGATCTGATGTGTATTTACAACAAGAATAGTGACGCTGGAGAAGATATAGATGTATTAAGGAGATTGGTTGACAGACTACAGCTTAGTGGTATTGCTGACTTAACTCAAGAATCACTAGCTTTGCATGAGATGGTTGGAGCCACTGGTGGAGACCCAGAGGAGAGCATCGAGAAGATGTCAATGctgttaaaaaaagttaaggAATTTGTGCAGTCAACAAATCCGAATATTGATTCCACCACAGCTGAGAATTCTACCCCAACAAGTAGTGGTGGAAAAGTACTGACAAATCAGAAGAGCCTTGTTATACCAAATGACTTTCGATGTCCTATTTCCTTAGAGTTGATGAAGGATCCTGTCATTGTCTCAACAGGACAG ACATATGAAAGGTCGTGTATCGAGAAATGGCTGGAAGCAGGGCATAGTACCTGTCCCAAGACACAGCAAGCTCTCACTAGCAATGCTCTAACGCCAAATTACGTTCTTCGAAGTCTCATAGCACAATGGTGCGAAGCAAACGGCATTGAAGTACCCAAGAGACCGGGCAGCTCTCGCCCCAAGGCTGGATCTGCATGTTCCCCTGCAGAGCGTTCCAAGATAGGAGCCCTTCTCTGTAAGCTTACATCCGGCAACCCTGAAGATCAACGGTCTGCAGCAGGTGAAATCCGCCTCCTTGCAAAGCGTAATGCTGACAACCGTGTGGCTATAGCTGAAGCTGGCGCCATCCCTCTGCTTGTCCAGCTTTTATCGACTCCTGATTCCCGCACACAGGAGCATGCTGTTACTGCGCTTCTCAACCTTTCCATATTCGAAGATAACAAGGGAAGCATAATATCCTCTGGTGCCGTGCCTGGTATAGTGCACGTGCTCAAGAAAGGGAGCATGGAAGCGCGGGAAAATGCTGCTGCCACGCTGTTTAGCCTCTCGGTGATTGACGAAAACAAGGTAACCATCGGTGCTTCAGGGGCAATTCCTCCATTGGTGGCGCTCCTCAGCGAAGGCACCCAAAGGGGGAAGAAAGATGCCGCAACAGCGCTCTTCAACTTGTGCATATACCAAGGCAACAAGGGTAAGGCCGTGAGGGCGCGCGTCATTCCCACATTGATGCGACTGCTCACCGAGCCTCAAGGCACCATGGTGGACGAAGCGCTCGCCATTCTGGCTATACTGTCCAGCCATCCCGAGGGAAAGTCAGCCATCGGAGCCGCCGAGGCAGTACCTGTTTTGGTGGACGTCATCGGCAACGGCTCACCCAGGAATAAAGAGAACTCGGCCGCCGTGCTGGTGCACCTGTGCTCGGGCGACCAGCAATACCTTGCTGAGGCCCAGGAACTCGGCGT